A window of Trichoderma atroviride chromosome 3, complete sequence contains these coding sequences:
- a CDS encoding uncharacterized protein (EggNog:ENOG41) — MASEYRIHKPYILAHLPKPLDHTKGNIVAREVYGQRDGQKKRKRTELVVGVDGETTSIYDVPASRLVTSYPIPPQESFTCPPYSVRVRRNNTTDALRYTFIATADNGAHKITLFKDVAHRDGKTTSNSISQVLQTSAVQYITCSSPSSQSANIGDIIAVCEDGEVVCLSGESLAIQWSSSSKSMLQDSVATAISEFHIEYALSGSTAEFNEGLFKNRPEVFSALPKATDSQVELVVLISKSLSQNVENRHLIVLAAVSGSSASADVQHLVPLDIVPITSIANQDNDESPIYQVDVQSGLLLQLQQGAIGVYDLTGAVPKLKSSIEAENAQTFVRLFKPFILASSLNSIGLYNYQYRSIHSKASLDWSEIPTDGETPRSCQLISYLRSQDTVVALVDNILVTIQVEPPKNPGKRRKEGLLIDSIGRGTGLEVPSKKMRCEVSSEFTRLVPGTLTSDYLVQFQAETEAADRLLANNELNKWEDVLRRKFNVPKKTTELPNGDNSKTLEGSDAQELPEWEWLSRSSYPAVDRRWIIYAITQVFSVDIKEVGESTRPELRLVLPESNVTTYLVVAGHLTLSNLRTAFRDELAPEASDNRAVAGDLIRSLADADLSLTLLLNYLQATKLGEVELLLAIRSLMLSMDLIPEGKMDATKLLTSEPHADNSGKDDDIEMDLDDLERKIAVTEHYLGDDSSSRSRGLTLAFTKLWRLPAVSTVKALRTTVSTEDIMSLIYLLRVELLRGAWTSLYIDPTSFDSEGNEPPPDGVIALIADLLGRCLDAVGAGGWLFNDAISWADKAEASDFLTALRLEVTAALEGIEEAVFLNGILGETVRFGNAAQKGGVARASQNKSMLFQVENRESKLLPLGLKTKSLPTREKVVSGGEVMQRSVREMGHLISQKVEAYSLEKLSI, encoded by the exons ATGGCTTCCGAATACAGAATACACAAGCCATACATTCTGGCGCACTTGCCAAAGCCTCTGGACCATACCAAGGGCAATATCGTGGCCCGAGAAGTGTACGGCCAGCGCGAcggccagaagaagagaaagcgaaccgagcttgttgttggcgttgacggaGAGACAACAAGCATATACGAT GTCCCTGCCTCAAGACTCGTCACATCTTATCCAATCCCGCCGCAAGAATCGTTTACCTGCCCCCCATACTCTGTCAGAGTCCGTCGAAACAACACCACCGATGCCTTGCGATACACATTCATAGCAACCGCCGACAACGGGGCTCACAAAATTACTCTCTTCAAGGACGTAGCCCATCGTGACGGGAAAACGACGTCGAACAGCATCTCGCAAGTCTTGCAGACCTCTGCTGTCCAGTACATCACTTGCTCTTCACCCTCGAGTCAATCCGCAAACATTGGGGATATAATAGCTGTCTGTGAAGACGGAGAGGTTGTGTGCTTGTCTGGGGAATCCCTGGCTATACAATggtcctcctcttccaagtCAATGCTTCAAGATTCAGTGGCTACAGCCATTTCCGAGTTCCACATCGAATACGCACTTTCGGGAAGCACTGCCGAGTTCAACGAAGGGCTGTTCAAGAATCGGCCCGAAGTCTTCAGCGCTCTGCCAAAGGCCACCGATTCTCAAGTGGAACTTGTTGTTCTAATCTCGAAGAGTTTGAGCCAAAACGTTGAGAACCGGCATTTGATTGTGCTGGCAGCCGTGTCTGGAAGCTCAGCATCGGCCGACGTACAGCATCTCGTTCCCCTCGACATTGTGCCAATCACTTCAATCGCCAACCAGGACAATGACGAATCTCCAATCTACCAGGTTGATGTACAGTCAGGCCttttgctccagctccagcaagGAGCTATTGGTGTCTACGACTTGACGGGTGCCGTGCCCAAGCTCAAGTCGTCGATTGAGGCAGAGAATGCGCAAACCTTTGTCCGGCTTTTCAAGCCCTTCATTCTCGCCTCTTCACTAAACTCCATTGGTCTTTACAATTACCAGTATCGATCCATCCACTCCAAGGCTTCCCTGGACTGGTCTGAAATTCCAACTGATGGCGAGACACCTCGATCTTGCCAGCTAATCAGCTACCTGCGAAGCCAAGATACAGTCGTTGCCCTAGTAGACAACATTCTTGTGACCATTCAAGTCGAGCCGCCAAAGAACCCTGGCAAACGACGAAAGGAAGGTCTCCTGATTGACTCAATTGGGCGAGGCACTGGTCTTGAAGTACCAtccaagaagatgagatgcgAAGTATCATCTGAATTTACTAGGCTGGTCCCAGGAACGCTTACAAGTGACTATCTCGTCCAGTTCCAAGCCGAAACAGAAGCGGCCGATAGGTTACTCGCAAACAACGAATTAAACAAGTGGGAAGACGTCTTGCGCCGCAAGTTTAACGTGCCCAAGAAGACCACAGAGCTACCGAACGGCGACAATTCAAAGACTCTGGAAGGCTCCGATGCGCAAGAGCTGCCAGAATGGGAGTGGCTGTCTAGATCGTCCTACCCTGCGGTAGATCGCAGATGGATCATTTACGCCATCACTCAAGTATTCTCAGTTGACATTAAGGAGGTTGGTGAATCTACACGGCCAGAGCTGCGCCTCGTCTTGCCCGAGAGCAATGTGACAACCTACCTTGTGGTCGCAGGCCATCTCACTCTATCCAATCTGAGAACGGCTTTCCGAGATGAACTCGCACCCGAGGCATCGGACAACCGCGCCGTTGCGGGAGACTTGATCCGGAGCCTTGCGGATGCTGATCTCTCACTGACCCTGTTGCTGAACTACCTGCAAGCAACCAAGCTAGGCGAGGTGGAGCTTTTACTCGCCATTCGATCCCTAATGCTCAGCATGGACTTGATTCCCGAGGGTAAAATGGATGCCACCAAACTCTTGACAAGCGAGCCCCACGCCGACAACAGCGGCAAGGATGACGATATTGAGATGGACCTGGATGACTTGGAGCGAAAGATTGCCGTCACAGAGCATTATCTGGGCGATGACTCTAGCAGCCGCTCGCGTGGATTGACTCTGGCATTTACTAAGCTATGGCGGCTGCCTGCAGTCTCTACGGTCAAGGCTCTCCGAACAACAGTATCAACAGAGGATATCATGTCACTCATCTACCTGCTACGTGTGGAATTACTCCGCGGAGCATGGACCTCGCTATACATTGATCCTACCAGCTTTGATTCGGAGGGCAACGAGCCTCCCCCGGATGGCGTCATTGCCCTGATTGCAGACCTTTTGGGTCGATGCCTGGACGCAGTTGGGGCTGGTGGATGGCTATTTAACGATGCCATCTCGTGGGCTGACAAGGCCGAAGCCAGCGACTTCCTGACAGCCCTTCGACTCGAAGTGACAGCCGCTCTGGAAGGCATTGAAGAAGCCGTCTTCTTGAATGGCATCCTAGGCGAAACTGTGCGGTTCGGAAACGCAGCCCAAAAGGGCGGTGTAGCCAGAGCATCCCAGAACAAGTCGATGCTTTTCCAGGTAGAGAACCGGGAATCCAAACTGCTGCCGCTTGGCCTGAAGACAAAGTCGCTGCCTACGAGAGAGAAGGTGGTGTCGGGAGGTGAAGTGATGCAGAGAAGCGTTCGAGAGATGGGACACCTGATCAGTCAAAAGGTGGAGGCATACTCTTTGGAGAAGCTCTCAATCTGA
- a CDS encoding uncharacterized protein (EggNog:ENOG41) has product MSKKTTSAALFPNAKVAAEVTTYSASSSTALPKHLVDYHAWVDENRPQDAAYMISNLQAQSLIFFARAFGAKRILEIGSYVGYSALVWAHAVGEDGKVTGLEFSEEYAKIANGTFEKHGVKNVEIIVGDALQTLSTLQPEEPYDLIFIDAQKSGYPSYLRDILAGSRPGSTNRLLRPGGFIVADNVLRRGLVADGSEDNPNWQLQRHVLHAEEDLIALREFNKALANHERLEALLLPIFDGVGFARLLD; this is encoded by the exons ATGTCCAAAAAGACGACGTCTGCAGCTCTGTTTCCCAATGCCAAGGTGGCCGCTGAAGTGACGACATATTCAGCGTCGAGTTCAACTGCATTGCCAAAACACCTCGTGGACTATCACGCTTGGGTAGATGAGAACCGTCCGCAGGATGCGGCTTACATGATCTCGAACTTGCAGGCTCAGagtctcatcttctttgcaaGAGCCTTTGGTGCTAAGCGAATTCTCGAAATTGGCTCATACGTTGGCTACTCTGCGCTCGTGTGGGCGCATGCCGTTGGCGAAGATGGCAAAGTGACCGGCCTTGAGTTCTCAGAGGAATATGCAAAGATTGCCAATGGCACGTTTGAGAAGCATGGGGTGAAGAATGTGGAAATCATCGTAGGGGATGCGCTCCAAAC GTTATCAACTCTGCAGCCCGAGGAACCGTATGATTTGATCTTTATTGATGCCCAGAAATCAGGCTATCCAAGCTATCTCAGGGACATCCTGGCTGGATCTCGGCCTGGTTCAACTAATCGGCTCCTTCGTCCTGGCGGCTTCATCGTTGCTGACAATGTCCTTCGACGAGGACTGGTTGCCGATGGGAGCGAGGATAATCCGAACTGGCAACTACAACGGCATGTCCTGCACGCAGAAGAGGATCTTATTGCTCTCCGCGAATTCAACAAGGCCTTAGCAAACCATGAACGATTGGAGGCGCTCCTATTGCCAATTTTTGACGGTGTCGGTTTTGCGAGGCTACTTGATTGA